A window of Kyrpidia spormannii genomic DNA:
ACAGAATAAATCAGTTTGGATGTGTGGCCGCTCTGGCGCAGCTCCCCGTTGACGTAGGCAGCCAGGTCCAGATCGTTCGGATCCGGAATCTCCTCTCGATCCACGAGAAACGGTCCCACCGGGCCAAAGGTGTCCCATCCCTTTGCCCGAATGGGCGGGCGGTACATATCCCGGATAAAATCCCGCACCGTGACATCATTCACCACGGTGTAACCACCGACCCAATCCAGGGCTCTAGATTCCGGGATTCTCCGGCCGGGACGTCCGATGACCACTCCCAACTCTACCTCGTAGTGCATAAACCGCACTCCACTCGGATACACCACCGGCGTTCGGTGCCCGGTCAGACTTGTGGGAGGTTTGAAGAACAACACCGGTTCCGGGGGTTTCTCCAGTCCAAGCTCCTCAGCATGGTCCGCGTAATTCAGTGCGAGACCAATAATCTTGCTCGGCTGGACCGGGGGCAGCCAGACCACCCTTTCGGGGTCGTGATCCCGCCCCGCCTCATCCCATAAAGCGCCGTCCTTCCACTCTCCATCGTGGATCCGGCCGTCCGCTATGAATCTCGCTCGCTTCATGATTCACTCCGTTCCTTCGCCAACAGGCCGTACTTGGCCAGTACGGTGCGAATCTTTTCTTGGTTCTCCGGCGACGGTTCACACAGAGGCGGCCGTAGCCTCGGGTGAATCATCCCCGCTAACCCCATGGCATATTTGAGAGGCCCAGGATTGGTTTCCACGAACAGGACGTCGTTCAATTCGAGAAGCTGGTAGTGCAAATCCCGGGCTTCTTCCCAGCGCCCGGCGGCGGTGAGATCGTATAGCCGCGCAACCTCACCAGGGAGAAGATTCGCCGTAGCACTGACGTGACCCGCTCCCCCCAGACACAACATGGGGTAACACAGGGTTTCGATCCCCGAGTAGACGAGAAAGTCTCGGCCACTCAAATGAAGCACCCAACTCACTTGCTCAAAATTCTTGTTCGATTCCTTGATCCCGATAATGTTCTTGCTCTCTCGCCGGAGCCGGGCCACGGTACCGGGCTCCATGTTGGCCGCCGTCCGGCCCGGAATGTTGTAGATGATGACGGGAATATCGACCTCGTCCGCCAACGCCCGAAAATACCGATACAGTCCCTCCTGGCTCGGGCGGTTATAGTACGGAACGATGACCAAAGCGGCATCGGCGCCCAGTCGCTGGGCGTGCCGGGTGAGTCTCAGGGTTTCTTCGTAATTGTTCGTTCCCGTCCCGGGAACCACCGGCACCCGGCCTCCCGCGTGACGAATAGCCGTCTCGATCACGTATTCCCGCTCCTCCAGGGATAGAGAACTGGGTTCACCGGTGGTTCCGGTACAAGAGATTCCGTGACTTCCGGATTCGATCTGAAAGTCGATGAGCCTCTGAAAGGTTTTCTCGTCAAAGCGACCTTCCTCATCAAAGGGCGTAACCAAAGGGACGATCGACCCCTTGAGTCTGTCGATGTCCGTGGACATGGGTCAACCTCCTTCCCTTTGCCAGATCTGAAAGGCTTCCACAGTCCGCAGTTTGTGCCGGCGCACAAAGGTTTCGATCTCTTCGGGGGCCGCCTGCGCCGCGAGAAGCTCATAGATTCGGCGGTGCTCCGCCAAAGACTCCTCACCTCGCCCGGGAATCACCATGAAAATATTGCGGCGCACGGCGTCCACCTTGGCTCTCAAATTGCGAATGTTGTCCAGCAGACAGGCATTCCCGCACCTCTGAACGGTCACCCAGTGAAATTCCCGGTTCAGCCGGCCAAATTCCATAAAATCCATTCCCGCCAAGGCCCTTTCCATCTCCAAGAGCATCTCCTGAAGTTGCCCTAGATCTTCTTTGGTCAGATGGGGGCTTGCCGCCGACGCGGCGTATCCTTCCAGTACGGCGAGTACGGACAACGTCTCCACGTAGGCTTCGGGATTGATCGGCGCCACCCGCACCCCGCTGTACCGTTGGTACTGCACCAAGCCCTCCGCCTCCAACCGCCGGATTGCCTCCCGGACGGGGGTCTGGCTCACTCCGAGTTCCCTGGACAACTCGTCGATGATGAAGCGATGCCCCGGGCCGTACCGCCCTTCCAAAATCCGCTGCCGAATTGTCTGATAGGCCACTTCTTGCTTGTTGACGCCCGTTTCAAGTCCCTGTTTCATATCTCAAATTATATAGGATAAAATATAGGATCGTCAATGAAAAATCACGTCGATTCAATCATGCGCGATCTGCGGCGGAAGAACCATCGTCTCCGGAGCCGTCACGGGCAACAACTCTCCGGTAAGCACCGATTCCACCGCCATGGCCTCATTGAACCATCGCCTCGGGGCCGCCGCTCCCCAGAATGTCTGCCGCATGGGATCGCTAATCTTCCACTGCACTGGACGCCAATCCGGATCGGCGATCAAATAATCCCCGGTGAACAGCTCAATGCGATTCCCATCTGGGTCCCGGAGATATAGGAAAAACGCATTGGTGGTTCCATGCCGACCCGGTCCTCGCTCGATGTTTGTGTAATACCCTTTTGCAGCGAGAACATCGGCAATGCGGAGGATGTGCTCCCGACCGTCCACGACAAAAGAGGCGTGATGGATCTGAGGTCCCGTGCCCATGGAGATCGCCAGATCGTGAGAGGTCGCCTTGCGCCTCAACCAGCTTCCCCACAGCCTGGGCGGGTCATCATCGGTCACCGTATATTCAGAACACTGAAACCCAAGTTCCCCGGTGTACCAATCGTAGGCCCGCTGAACTTCTGGAGTGAAAAAGTTGACATGATCGATGCGCAGGATATTGGCGCCCCGGTGCAAATCGAAGCGCTGGAGGTACCACTCCACCTCTTCCATTCCGGCGAAAAACTCAACGGGAAATCCAAAGGGATCCTGGACCCGAAAGGCCAACCCCTGGCCTTGTTCCTCCCCATCCTCCATCCAGCGCACAGTCAGCCCTTGGCCTTCCATAAAGGTCGCCGCCGCCCTCACCTCGTCGTCCGAGCGAACCCGAAAAGCCACGTGTGACACTCCGGGGGATGGGGATTTCGTCAACACGAGGGAATGATGAAATCGGTCCTCATATCCCCGCAAATACATCCGCCGTTCATCCGAAGCCGTCTCCACAAACCCGAGGGTTTCGACATAAAAGGCCCGGGCGCGGTCGAGATCGGTCACGCGGTACTCCACATGGGCGGTTCGCAGGATTTCAAAATCCCTCACGGTGTTCA
This region includes:
- the hpaD gene encoding 3,4-dihydroxyphenylacetate 2,3-dioxygenase, with the translated sequence MRDFEILRTAHVEYRVTDLDRARAFYVETLGFVETASDERRMYLRGYEDRFHHSLVLTKSPSPGVSHVAFRVRSDDEVRAAATFMEGQGLTVRWMEDGEEQGQGLAFRVQDPFGFPVEFFAGMEEVEWYLQRFDLHRGANILRIDHVNFFTPEVQRAYDWYTGELGFQCSEYTVTDDDPPRLWGSWLRRKATSHDLAISMGTGPQIHHASFVVDGREHILRIADVLAAKGYYTNIERGPGRHGTTNAFFLYLRDPDGNRIELFTGDYLIADPDWRPVQWKISDPMRQTFWGAAAPRRWFNEAMAVESVLTGELLPVTAPETMVLPPQIAHD
- a CDS encoding fumarylacetoacetate hydrolase family protein, with protein sequence MKRARFIADGRIHDGEWKDGALWDEAGRDHDPERVVWLPPVQPSKIIGLALNYADHAEELGLEKPPEPVLFFKPPTSLTGHRTPVVYPSGVRFMHYEVELGVVIGRPGRRIPESRALDWVGGYTVVNDVTVRDFIRDMYRPPIRAKGWDTFGPVGPFLVDREEIPDPNDLDLAAYVNGELRQSGHTSKLIYSVQELIAYLSSFMTLQPGDLILTGTPKGISRVEPGDRMRLEIPGVGTLENWVVAEETLQRGEQR
- the hpaI gene encoding 2,4-dihydroxyhept-2-ene-1,7-dioic acid aldolase; this translates as MSTDIDRLKGSIVPLVTPFDEEGRFDEKTFQRLIDFQIESGSHGISCTGTTGEPSSLSLEEREYVIETAIRHAGGRVPVVPGTGTNNYEETLRLTRHAQRLGADAALVIVPYYNRPSQEGLYRYFRALADEVDIPVIIYNIPGRTAANMEPGTVARLRRESKNIIGIKESNKNFEQVSWVLHLSGRDFLVYSGIETLCYPMLCLGGAGHVSATANLLPGEVARLYDLTAAGRWEEARDLHYQLLELNDVLFVETNPGPLKYAMGLAGMIHPRLRPPLCEPSPENQEKIRTVLAKYGLLAKERSES
- a CDS encoding GntR family transcriptional regulator encodes the protein MKQGLETGVNKQEVAYQTIRQRILEGRYGPGHRFIIDELSRELGVSQTPVREAIRRLEAEGLVQYQRYSGVRVAPINPEAYVETLSVLAVLEGYAASAASPHLTKEDLGQLQEMLLEMERALAGMDFMEFGRLNREFHWVTVQRCGNACLLDNIRNLRAKVDAVRRNIFMVIPGRGEESLAEHRRIYELLAAQAAPEEIETFVRRHKLRTVEAFQIWQREGG